From a region of the Salinispira pacifica genome:
- a CDS encoding Na+/H+ antiporter subunit E yields MRADQRWRLIRFFITSAVLYLIWLIFTASVEPFSLIAGALGSVFVAALTYDEFIASHEASLNSFMPKPLMLILYLLLLLYVLYVSSFQLLAAVFTGRINPRIVHFRTRVKSDLGRMVLSNSITFTPGTITIDLNDDHLIVHWIFCNTSNSRAAGEQVKGRLEKLLRRVWQ; encoded by the coding sequence ATGAGAGCTGATCAGAGGTGGCGGCTCATCCGCTTTTTTATTACCAGTGCGGTTCTGTATCTCATTTGGCTCATATTCACTGCAAGTGTAGAACCTTTCTCCCTGATTGCCGGAGCACTGGGGTCGGTTTTTGTGGCAGCCCTCACCTACGATGAGTTTATTGCCTCCCACGAGGCGTCCCTCAACTCGTTTATGCCCAAACCTCTCATGCTGATACTCTATCTGCTGCTTCTGTTGTATGTACTCTATGTGTCCAGCTTCCAACTCCTTGCAGCGGTGTTCACCGGACGGATCAATCCCAGAATTGTACACTTCCGCACACGTGTTAAATCGGATTTGGGCAGAATGGTTCTATCCAATTCAATCACCTTCACCCCGGGAACTATCACCATAGATCTGAATGACGACCATTTGATTGTCCACTGGATTTTCTGCAACACTTCCAATTCCCGGGCCGCCGGGGAACAGGTGAAAGGCCGGCTGGAAAAGCTGCTCAGGAGGGTATGGCAGTGA
- a CDS encoding monovalent cation/H+ antiporter complex subunit F codes for MAVRGLMLELMQWVLAGASAVVFIRLIIGPTGADRLVALNILSGLALAFLVTRGVALGRALYLDVALVYDIFGFLGFLAIARFLKDKISDEDGPA; via the coding sequence ATGGCAGTGAGAGGGCTTATGCTTGAGCTGATGCAGTGGGTGCTGGCCGGTGCTTCAGCAGTGGTTTTCATCAGGCTGATCATCGGTCCAACCGGAGCGGACCGCCTTGTGGCACTGAATATCCTTTCCGGCCTGGCCCTTGCCTTTCTGGTAACCCGGGGGGTGGCCCTGGGTCGGGCACTCTACCTTGATGTGGCCCTTGTCTATGACATATTCGGATTTCTGGGATTTCTCGCCATCGCACGTTTTCTTAAAGACAAGATATCAGATGAGGATGGTCCGGCATAA
- a CDS encoding methyl-accepting chemotaxis protein has protein sequence MLIKSVSNKIEEIYSSQSLVMVYRAQSLFWIELFTGSLFVFGFVLNLVEGDLVPAFLELAFAVILFGGLPFLLKGKANQVADMIIYLAVVMGYAVGVLGIDPSIRAVNESLTYFLPTLAALALLSNSARQAAVISVTIIAGLLVSAFTKVIPYAQQNGIPSSDYSFIIIAPVILTVLALAFIVMVVYSSRKTLKRLMEVNSESENRFGLLANAVGSVKDGVNISEKLDQSAQSSLDSIRGINSEIISIQASISRLQEEIDQTGAAYANIQSAEKAVAGEMHTQSSAVEQTSSVIAEITASIKQLSHSANDKKTQLEELISSEKAMAARMGTTANAFQSSREASAQMLEVIHVIRDISERTNLLAMNASIEAAHAGDRGRGFAVVAHEIRKLSGEISDNLTQIQNRVTDNVAEVDQAVSAFGEMEGQFHKISSKIQDVHDSLGEMISGLRELAAGSDEIQNTTNNLAEVNNLVHESLTNVSSQISAGSKSVESISDSVRQISGSVNQIGDTAQSIEKESESIVQIGQENTRHIRVLEESLG, from the coding sequence ATGCTCATCAAATCAGTAAGTAATAAGATCGAGGAGATTTATTCCAGCCAATCTCTCGTCATGGTATATCGTGCTCAATCCCTGTTCTGGATTGAATTATTCACCGGGAGTCTTTTTGTTTTCGGGTTTGTATTGAATCTTGTGGAAGGGGACCTTGTTCCTGCATTTCTCGAACTTGCTTTTGCCGTGATTCTCTTTGGAGGTCTGCCGTTTCTCCTGAAGGGAAAAGCAAATCAGGTAGCAGATATGATTATTTATCTGGCGGTGGTGATGGGCTATGCTGTCGGGGTATTGGGAATTGACCCGTCAATCAGAGCTGTGAATGAGTCATTAACCTATTTTCTGCCCACTCTTGCCGCATTGGCGCTGCTTTCTAATTCTGCACGGCAGGCTGCTGTTATTTCGGTTACAATTATTGCCGGATTATTGGTATCTGCATTCACCAAGGTAATCCCGTATGCTCAGCAGAACGGAATACCCTCATCCGACTACAGCTTCATAATCATAGCTCCGGTAATACTCACAGTGCTTGCGCTGGCCTTTATTGTAATGGTGGTTTATTCCTCAAGAAAGACACTGAAACGTCTTATGGAAGTTAACAGTGAATCTGAAAATAGATTTGGATTGCTTGCGAATGCGGTTGGTTCAGTAAAGGACGGGGTAAATATATCGGAAAAACTTGATCAGTCCGCCCAAAGCTCGCTTGATTCTATTCGTGGTATAAACTCTGAAATCATCAGTATACAGGCATCTATTTCAAGACTCCAGGAAGAAATAGATCAGACTGGAGCTGCCTACGCCAACATTCAGAGTGCGGAAAAAGCAGTCGCCGGTGAAATGCACACTCAATCATCGGCAGTTGAGCAGACATCATCCGTTATTGCCGAGATAACGGCCTCTATTAAACAGCTTTCCCACTCGGCAAACGATAAAAAGACCCAACTTGAAGAATTGATCTCTTCTGAAAAAGCAATGGCAGCCAGGATGGGAACTACAGCAAACGCTTTCCAGAGCTCCCGGGAGGCTTCCGCACAAATGCTGGAGGTTATTCATGTGATCCGGGATATCTCTGAAAGAACCAATCTTCTGGCAATGAATGCTTCCATTGAGGCTGCCCATGCAGGCGACAGAGGCAGGGGGTTTGCGGTTGTTGCCCATGAAATTCGGAAGCTCAGCGGCGAGATCAGTGACAATCTCACACAGATACAAAACCGTGTGACCGACAATGTGGCGGAAGTTGATCAGGCTGTGAGCGCATTTGGTGAAATGGAAGGTCAGTTCCATAAAATCTCAAGTAAAATACAGGATGTCCACGATTCCCTGGGCGAGATGATTTCAGGACTTAGGGAACTGGCTGCGGGAAGCGATGAAATCCAGAACACAACCAATAACCTTGCAGAAGTTAACAACCTTGTCCATGAATCTCTGACAAATGTAAGTTCTCAGATATCTGCAGGAAGTAAGAGTGTTGAGAGTATCAGCGATTCAGTTCGGCAGATATCCGGATCAGTGAATCAGATTGGTGACACAGCACAGAGTATTGAGAAAGAAAGCGAATCAATTGTACAAATCGGTCAGGAAAACACCCGGCACATACGTGTCCTCGAAGAGTCCCTTGGCTGA
- a CDS encoding PTS sugar transporter subunit IIA: MISPKWILVDEIVSDKKECIRKLIHALEASGDVQDAEGLLSDIMEREGLSSTAVGSGCAIPHAHSASITATRVAAARLHEPIDFGSQDGDQVQLVFLMAGPKKDTGIHLKVLSKVARLLHDPAYRSRFLEASDAESFYAVLCQTET; encoded by the coding sequence ATGATTTCCCCGAAATGGATTCTCGTGGACGAGATTGTCTCAGATAAAAAGGAGTGTATCAGAAAGCTGATACATGCCCTGGAGGCAAGCGGTGACGTCCAGGATGCCGAAGGACTGCTGTCAGATATTATGGAACGGGAGGGGCTTTCCTCAACCGCCGTGGGTTCGGGCTGTGCCATTCCCCACGCCCACTCGGCTTCCATCACCGCTACCAGGGTGGCCGCCGCTCGCCTGCATGAACCCATCGATTTCGGTTCCCAGGACGGGGATCAGGTTCAGCTGGTGTTTCTCATGGCGGGTCCCAAGAAAGACACGGGAATACACTTGAAAGTTCTGTCGAAGGTGGCCCGGCTCCTCCATGACCCGGCATACCGGAGCCGGTTTCTTGAGGCTTCAGATGCTGAATCCTTCTACGCCGTGCTCTGCCAGACGGAAACCTAG